Proteins from a genomic interval of Sphingobacterium lactis:
- a CDS encoding ABC transporter ATP-binding protein: MIEVTNIHKAFGDNVVLDGIDAIFEPGKVSLIIGGSGSGKSTLLKCIVGLHEPNQGKVFFDKQEFTRMDFEEKVPIRKEIGMLFQNSALFDSMTVEQNITFTLDMFTDMSKAEKVERANFCLERVNLAGKNDLYPAELSGGMKKRVGIARAISMNPKYLFCDEPNSGLDPATSILIDELIQDLTEEYKCTTVVVTHDMNSVMGIGDYILFLYKGKKYWEGSNQDMLKSDNKELNDFVFASPLMKAARETLNEDKRQA; encoded by the coding sequence ATGATTGAAGTAACGAATATACATAAGGCCTTTGGCGATAATGTGGTGTTGGATGGAATCGATGCCATCTTTGAGCCGGGCAAAGTCAGTTTGATCATCGGAGGTTCCGGATCGGGGAAAAGTACGCTGCTCAAATGCATCGTCGGTTTGCACGAACCGAACCAGGGGAAAGTTTTCTTCGATAAGCAGGAATTTACGCGTATGGATTTCGAGGAAAAGGTCCCTATCCGAAAGGAAATCGGGATGCTGTTCCAGAACTCTGCACTCTTCGACTCCATGACCGTGGAGCAGAACATCACCTTTACGCTCGATATGTTCACGGATATGTCCAAAGCGGAAAAGGTCGAACGGGCAAATTTCTGTCTGGAACGGGTGAACCTGGCCGGAAAGAATGATCTCTATCCTGCCGAACTCTCCGGAGGGATGAAAAAAAGGGTCGGCATTGCGCGCGCCATCAGCATGAACCCCAAATACCTCTTCTGTGATGAACCGAACTCCGGTCTTGATCCGGCTACATCTATTCTAATCGATGAATTGATTCAGGACCTGACCGAAGAATATAAATGTACCACGGTCGTGGTTACCCACGATATGAACTCCGTAATGGGGATTGGTGACTACATCCTGTTCCTATATAAGGGGAAGAAATATTGGGAAGGATCGAATCAGGATATGCTGAAATCGGATAACAAAGAATTGAACGATTTCGTCTTTGCGAGTCCATTAATGAAAGCGGCCCGTGAAACCCTCAATGAGGATAAACGCCAAGCTTAA
- a CDS encoding LiaI-LiaF-like domain-containing protein → MNNKITTGIWLVFAGLVFLLHNFNIIEFNFYGILQLWPLLLVSIGIGLLMQNKPFSKPVIIGANLLLCGIIFYQGMTSEKRFLDNVQFSNDNSDKAGPFTQKVNRTYDGPVETAKLTVNGGASKYAFKTAGEGSDLLLAEATQAQSSLNLESKGNEHVKMELNSKVRNNKYNNSLINVTINQKPIWDLEFNVGAAAISGDFRASKLKNLEVNSGASSLDIHLPAPTLGESKIEVNTAASKVILYLPKGAACSVETDAIFSNNKYEDVDVVGDGYRKSKNFDSTGNKYVISVAGAANSLSILRY, encoded by the coding sequence ATGAACAATAAAATCACTACGGGTATATGGTTGGTATTTGCGGGACTGGTGTTCCTGCTGCACAACTTCAACATTATTGAATTCAACTTCTACGGTATTCTGCAATTGTGGCCGCTACTCTTGGTCTCCATTGGTATTGGTCTGCTGATGCAGAACAAGCCTTTCAGCAAGCCGGTAATCATCGGTGCGAACCTGCTTTTGTGTGGCATAATCTTCTATCAGGGCATGACCAGTGAAAAACGTTTCCTAGACAATGTCCAGTTCTCCAATGACAATTCCGACAAGGCTGGACCATTCACCCAAAAAGTGAACCGTACGTATGATGGGCCCGTAGAGACCGCAAAATTGACGGTCAATGGCGGCGCTTCGAAATATGCCTTCAAGACGGCAGGCGAAGGTTCCGATTTATTGCTGGCCGAAGCTACCCAAGCTCAGTCCTCCCTCAATCTAGAGAGCAAGGGCAACGAACATGTGAAGATGGAGCTGAATAGCAAAGTCCGCAACAACAAATACAACAACAGCCTGATAAATGTAACAATAAACCAAAAACCAATCTGGGACCTGGAATTCAATGTGGGTGCGGCTGCGATTTCTGGCGATTTCAGAGCCAGCAAGCTTAAAAACCTGGAAGTGAATTCAGGAGCGAGTTCGTTGGATATCCACCTTCCGGCGCCAACATTGGGCGAATCCAAAATTGAAGTAAACACGGCCGCTTCGAAGGTCATCCTGTACCTGCCAAAAGGTGCTGCATGCAGTGTGGAAACCGACGCGATCTTTTCCAACAACAAATATGAAGATGTGGATGTCGTGGGTGATGGTTATCGCAAATCAAAAAACTTTGATTCCACGGGTAACAAATATGTCATCTCTGTAGCGGGCGCTGCAAATTCATTATCCATCTTACGTTATTAA
- the ispG gene encoding (E)-4-hydroxy-3-methylbut-2-enyl-diphosphate synthase: protein MESKDITTLAGGYCNTKVDYSRFVTREVKIGDIPMGGSNPIRIQSMTTVDTMDTIGSVEQTIRMVDAGCEYVRITAPSIKEAENLANIKKELVARGYHVPLVADIHFTPNAAEVAARLIEKVRVNPGNYADKKKFDQIDYTDAAYQAELDRIYKKFAPLVKICKEYGTAMRIGTNHGSLSDRIMSRYGDTPEGMVESALEFMRICEDLNYYNLVVSMKSSNPQVMVQAYRLLVEKMVAENMNYPLHLGVTEAGDGEDGRIKSAVGIGTLLEDGLGDTVRVSLTEEPEKEAPVAIALVNRYSKRAAQLETAPKREIIQLAPTKPTEAYVSKEVNAFIGGSLVPRIIVDISQKNLKDPFILSDVGYKYDAVLDKYHMGDQSVDFVYLGDSLPSFTMPGNLKQLYNYDTWLKLENKTNIHPIYTLAQYQTAELKDPSMNLIYLSNDLLTSDVFANLQLDKTVVFLLETDHIHGMADQRQFFANLQEIGIDCPVILKRTYPASEFSGPIGDDMNPEEPISKIQLYAATDFGALLVDGLGSGIWLDSVATPTDKIASVSFGILQATRSRISKTEYISCPSCGRTLFDLQETTQMIRSRTNHLKGLKIGIMGCIVNGPGEMADADYGYVGAGPDKITLYRGKEVVKRNVTSAKALDELIEIIKSDGMWVEENNA from the coding sequence ATGGAAAGTAAGGACATAACAACACTTGCAGGTGGCTATTGCAACACGAAGGTAGATTATTCAAGATTCGTTACCCGCGAGGTGAAGATTGGTGATATCCCCATGGGGGGATCCAATCCCATCCGAATTCAGAGCATGACAACGGTTGATACCATGGATACGATAGGTTCTGTAGAGCAGACTATCCGTATGGTGGACGCCGGCTGTGAATATGTCCGCATAACAGCACCGAGCATTAAGGAAGCAGAGAATCTGGCGAACATCAAGAAGGAACTTGTTGCCAGAGGATACCACGTGCCTTTGGTGGCGGATATTCATTTTACGCCAAATGCTGCCGAGGTAGCTGCGCGCCTGATTGAAAAGGTTCGCGTCAATCCCGGAAATTACGCCGATAAAAAGAAATTTGATCAAATTGACTATACCGATGCAGCCTATCAGGCTGAATTGGACCGTATATACAAGAAGTTTGCCCCATTGGTGAAGATCTGCAAGGAATACGGTACGGCCATGCGCATTGGGACCAACCACGGCTCCCTATCCGACCGCATCATGAGTCGCTACGGCGATACACCGGAAGGAATGGTGGAATCGGCATTGGAATTCATGCGGATCTGTGAAGATCTCAATTATTACAACTTGGTGGTATCCATGAAATCATCCAATCCGCAGGTCATGGTGCAAGCCTACCGCCTATTGGTGGAAAAAATGGTGGCCGAGAATATGAACTATCCCCTACACCTCGGTGTTACGGAGGCAGGAGATGGTGAAGACGGCCGGATAAAATCTGCGGTCGGCATTGGAACGCTCTTGGAAGATGGCCTAGGCGACACGGTACGTGTTTCCCTTACGGAAGAACCGGAGAAAGAAGCTCCCGTGGCAATTGCTCTTGTCAATCGCTACAGCAAACGGGCAGCACAGCTTGAAACCGCTCCGAAACGAGAAATCATACAATTGGCACCGACCAAGCCAACGGAAGCATACGTTTCCAAAGAAGTGAATGCTTTTATTGGCGGTTCCTTGGTCCCACGAATTATCGTGGATATATCCCAAAAGAATTTAAAAGATCCATTTATCCTGAGTGATGTGGGTTATAAATACGATGCTGTACTGGATAAGTATCATATGGGTGATCAATCGGTAGATTTTGTTTACCTCGGTGATTCCCTTCCCTCGTTTACTATGCCTGGGAACCTGAAACAGCTGTATAATTACGATACATGGTTGAAACTGGAGAATAAGACCAATATTCACCCGATCTATACCTTAGCGCAATACCAAACTGCCGAATTGAAAGATCCGTCGATGAATCTGATATACCTCAGCAATGATCTGCTCACGTCGGATGTCTTTGCAAATCTTCAGCTCGACAAAACGGTTGTTTTTCTTTTGGAAACCGATCACATCCATGGCATGGCTGACCAACGCCAGTTTTTCGCCAACCTTCAGGAGATCGGCATTGATTGCCCGGTGATCCTGAAAAGGACCTACCCTGCTTCGGAATTCTCAGGTCCTATTGGCGATGATATGAATCCGGAAGAGCCAATCTCAAAGATCCAACTGTACGCGGCTACAGATTTTGGGGCGCTGTTGGTGGATGGATTGGGATCTGGAATCTGGCTGGATTCCGTAGCGACACCTACGGATAAAATTGCTTCCGTATCCTTTGGTATCCTCCAGGCTACACGCTCAAGAATTTCGAAAACAGAATATATTTCCTGCCCAAGCTGCGGAAGAACGTTGTTTGACCTACAGGAAACAACGCAAATGATCCGCAGCCGGACCAACCACCTGAAAGGCCTGAAGATCGGTATCATGGGTTGCATCGTGAATGGACCTGGAGAAATGGCAGATGCCGATTACGGGTATGTGGGTGCTGGACCGGACAAGATCACGCTATACCGCGGAAAGGAAGTCGTGAAAAGAAACGTGACATCTGCAAAAGCCTTGGACGAACTGATTGAGATCATAAAATCCGATGGTATGTGGGTTGAAGAAAATAATGCTTAG
- a CDS encoding META domain-containing protein has product MKKTMFSMLAVITILFASCAGSKNTTGNKDSDFTEITGKRWQLVELGGKPVAEKINGKMPTLDFMNDGSRFSANGGCNMLGGEFLFGGLGKITFKTGMSTMMACENMEIETGLKDVFAKTNSYILSGDELTLAQGRKAPLAKFRAINASNELVGTWELDYIDSKGASFDSLYPEKKPTLIFEAGSNKVHGNGGCNNFNSTVEIHGRNINFGPVASTRMACPGEGEPLFFQSLDKVNVQSVNGDNLTLIVGDIAIMRFKKVK; this is encoded by the coding sequence ATGAAAAAAACAATGTTTAGTATGCTCGCAGTAATTACCATATTATTCGCCAGCTGTGCAGGATCGAAAAACACGACAGGTAATAAGGATTCTGATTTTACAGAGATTACGGGTAAGCGATGGCAATTGGTTGAGTTGGGTGGAAAACCTGTTGCGGAGAAAATCAACGGGAAAATGCCGACATTGGACTTTATGAACGATGGAAGTCGTTTTTCAGCAAATGGTGGCTGTAATATGCTGGGTGGTGAATTCCTTTTTGGTGGTTTGGGCAAAATCACGTTCAAGACCGGAATGTCGACCATGATGGCTTGTGAAAATATGGAGATTGAAACCGGATTGAAAGATGTATTCGCGAAAACCAACAGTTATATCCTGAGCGGCGATGAATTGACCTTAGCACAGGGACGCAAGGCCCCGTTGGCAAAATTCAGAGCAATCAATGCGTCAAATGAATTGGTAGGAACCTGGGAACTTGATTACATCGATTCCAAAGGAGCTTCCTTCGATTCCCTATATCCGGAGAAAAAGCCTACATTGATCTTTGAGGCGGGATCCAATAAAGTACACGGAAATGGTGGTTGCAATAACTTCAACAGTACGGTTGAAATCCATGGACGTAACATCAATTTCGGACCTGTAGCTTCTACACGCATGGCATGTCCGGGTGAAGGAGAACCGTTGTTCTTCCAGTCGTTGGACAAAGTGAATGTTCAGAGTGTTAATGGAGATAACCTTACGTTGATCGTGGGCGATATCGCTATCATGCGCTTTAAAAAGGTGAAATAA
- a CDS encoding MlaE family ABC transporter permease, translated as MIFFYFGEYLLLLKKVFRKPEKWKIYLKEIFHEMTEIGVGSLGLIVIISTFIGAVMTMQIAFQLVSDLIPTSVIGQINRDSNILELGPTISALVLMGKVGSSISSQIGSMRVTEQIDALEIMGINAAGYLILPKVIAGLIMVPVLVIVAISCALVGGLLGGSLSGAVTPDDYIEGIRGGFNGFTMVVAMVKATVFGFIVTSVPAYKGFHVRGGALEVGQAGTRAVVIGCIAILACDYLITALML; from the coding sequence ATGATATTTTTTTATTTTGGTGAATACCTCTTGTTATTGAAAAAGGTTTTCCGCAAGCCGGAAAAGTGGAAGATTTACCTCAAGGAAATTTTCCATGAAATGACAGAGATAGGCGTGGGGTCGTTGGGCTTAATCGTTATCATTTCAACATTTATCGGTGCCGTTATGACGATGCAGATCGCCTTTCAGCTGGTATCCGATTTGATTCCAACTTCCGTAATCGGGCAGATCAACAGGGACTCCAACATTTTGGAATTGGGGCCTACCATTTCTGCGCTGGTACTGATGGGGAAGGTAGGGTCGTCCATTTCTTCACAGATCGGCTCCATGCGGGTAACCGAACAGATTGATGCCCTGGAAATTATGGGGATCAATGCTGCGGGCTATCTTATCCTGCCGAAGGTAATCGCAGGGCTCATCATGGTTCCCGTTCTGGTTATCGTAGCGATCAGTTGTGCGCTTGTCGGCGGTTTGCTGGGGGGCTCTCTATCTGGAGCAGTTACTCCCGATGATTACATCGAGGGTATCCGGGGTGGATTTAATGGTTTTACGATGGTAGTGGCTATGGTCAAAGCTACTGTGTTTGGATTTATAGTGACCTCCGTACCGGCCTATAAAGGCTTTCATGTCCGTGGAGGAGCACTGGAAGTCGGGCAGGCAGGAACCCGCGCCGTGGTGATCGGCTGTATCGCGATCCTCGCATGTGACTATTTAATCACTGCATTAATGCTGTAA
- a CDS encoding class I SAM-dependent methyltransferase translates to MNNNTQIQLLTPQHWKDYELIDCGDFEKLERFGDFILIRPEPQAVWPKALGDAEWNKRYHIKFKGRSATSGDWLKKNPKSADRWHITYKNDDVAIRFRLGLTSFKHVGIFPEQAVNWDYISESVKGFKTENPKVLNLFAYTGGASLIAKAAGADTTHVDSIKQVVTWANENQELSEISNIRWVVEDALKFVKRELKRGNTYNGIILDPPAYGHGPKGEKWKLEDHIMEMMRDVVQLLDPKEHFLILNTYSLGFSSVIVENLIRTSFPQVENLEIGELYLQATAGPKLPLGVFGKFRKFA, encoded by the coding sequence TTGAATAACAATACCCAAATACAACTTCTTACGCCGCAGCATTGGAAGGACTACGAACTGATTGATTGTGGTGACTTTGAAAAGCTAGAGCGCTTTGGCGACTTTATCCTTATTCGTCCGGAACCACAGGCTGTATGGCCAAAGGCATTGGGCGATGCGGAGTGGAACAAACGCTACCACATTAAGTTCAAGGGAAGGTCCGCAACTTCGGGCGATTGGTTAAAGAAAAATCCGAAATCGGCAGATCGCTGGCATATTACCTATAAGAACGACGATGTCGCCATTCGGTTCCGACTGGGACTAACCTCCTTTAAACATGTGGGTATATTTCCTGAGCAGGCCGTCAACTGGGATTACATCTCGGAATCGGTGAAGGGTTTCAAGACTGAAAACCCCAAGGTATTGAATCTTTTTGCCTATACGGGTGGTGCCTCCCTGATCGCGAAAGCGGCAGGTGCCGATACTACGCACGTGGATTCCATCAAACAGGTCGTAACCTGGGCGAATGAAAATCAGGAACTCTCAGAAATCTCCAATATCCGTTGGGTCGTGGAGGATGCGCTCAAGTTTGTAAAACGCGAATTGAAACGCGGCAATACCTATAACGGTATTATCCTGGATCCTCCGGCGTATGGCCATGGACCTAAAGGTGAAAAATGGAAGCTGGAAGATCATATTATGGAAATGATGCGCGATGTTGTGCAACTCCTGGATCCGAAGGAGCATTTCTTAATACTAAATACCTATTCCTTGGGTTTCTCCTCAGTAATCGTTGAGAACCTGATCAGAACTTCCTTCCCGCAAGTGGAAAACCTGGAAATCGGTGAGCTGTACCTGCAGGCGACTGCCGGACCAAAGTTGCCATTGGGTGTTTTCGGGAAATTCCGGAAATTCGCTTAA